CTGCCATTGCGGCCTGCACGGTGCGCAACAACATGGGCTCACCGTGAATACTGGCAAGGCGTTTGTCGCTGCCAAATCGATGGGAGTAACCGGCGGCCAAAACCACGATTGAATATTCCATTACGTTTTCTCCCATCTGTTTTAATTAGTTCTAATTCTTATAGACAGTCAATAATCCTTCTTCCACTGCAGTTCCACACTTCCGGCACTGCTTTCATTGCTATCCGACGATTTAATATCCAGACGTAGATTTTTGCGCAATTCGATCTGCATTTCCGCCTGCCATGGATTCAGGGGGTCGGTACTGCGTTGCAATTCGAGATAGATACGACTGGTGATGTATTTCCCCAGGCTAAGGGAGTATTGATCACCGTCATCGGTTGCTTCGGATTCGAAATCCAGGGTATCCAGCCCCACCAGGTCACGGGTGCTGGCCAGGGGATCGAAACCAGTGCTGCCGGTCTGCAGGGTCCTCACCACGCTGACCAGGCGCACCGCCTGCAACGGCGAGATATCTGTGAGGGATTTCCCGAACAGCAGCTGGGCAAAAATCTCATCCTGGGCGGCGGCGGGGCTGGAGCTGAACTCGATTTTCGGATTGTCCGTAGTGCCGGAGATTTCCGCAGTGATTTCACCTTCGGTATAGGTGTGTACGCCCTTTATATAGATCGCCGCCACGTTATTCTGGAACTGTACCTGCCCTTCCTGTAACTCGAACTTTTTCCCCAGCAGGTCAAATTTACCCCGCACGATGGTCACCGTCCCGGAAGCGCTGGGATTCGCTGCAGTGCCACTAATTCCGATTTCCCCCTTCAGCTCGGAATCCAGCCCCAGGCCTCTCACATAGGACTGTTGATCCAGCACCACCTGCAGATTGAGACGGACATTTTCCAGTATTGAGGGCCCACGAGCCTGCTCACCCCCGTCAACCTCCACTTCGATGACGTCAATTTCCGGCACACTGCTGCCGATAAAATGTTCCACCTGGACAGCCAGCGGCCGCAGGTTTAGCGTTCCTGCAAACAGCGCATCCTCGGTGTTCCCGGTCAGGTGCAAATCGCCACTAAAGGCCCCTTTGGCGCCTGGCATATTCAGCAAATGCGCCTTGCGCGCCGACAGGGTGAAATCCAGCGCGGGAGGCTGAGAAGGTTGCGACGGGTTGAAGGTGACCGCCCCTGTCAGGTCTACGCGCCCGCGCTCACTGTCTCTGGCGCTCGCCTCCTCGATTCGCCAGATATCCGGGGTCAGATCGGCAACGAAAACAACATTGCGCAAACGGGTATTGCTCGGTCGATGTTCGTAATAACCGTCCCGCAGGTTGACCTTCCCGCGGGCATTGGGTGCCGCACTCGTGCCCTTTGCCACCAGGTTGAAATCCAGTTCACCGCGCATGGTGTGAATTTCCGGGTCAAAGAAAGCACTGAGGGCCGCGAGGTCGGCTTTACCCGTGGCTTGCAGATCCACCGGCAGCGGTGGTGATTCCCCCTCCGGTTTTTCCCGGAACAGCTGTTCCAGTATCGGCGCGATGGCCAGACGGGCCTCGGCGTCGGCAGCCTTGCGACTGCCGTGGCTCGCATCCAGCGACATCAACAGATCACCGGCTCTGGTTTGCCATTCAAGCAGTAATGTCAGGGGCGACTGCACCAGTGCGTCGTCACGCAGTGTCGGCGCGCGTCCGCTCACTTTCAGCTCGCCAGCCAGTTCGGGCTCTCGCGGCGCACCGCGGGCAGTGGCCCAGAGTGACAGTTCACCGCTGTCACTGATATCCGCACTGAGCCACTCTTCAAAATCCGCCAGAACCGCGCTGGCCCGTAATTCGAGATCCAGCGCCTGTTCGCTCAGACTGCCATCGGCGATCAGCTGATTGCGCGCCGCCCACAACAATCTCACCCCGGACAACTCTATCTGCGCCTTGCGGTAACTCACATCACCCTGCACCTGCCAGGGCTCCCCAAGGTACTCTCCCAACCCGAGCACATTGGCACTTGCCTGTGGCGCCTGGAATGGGCCGGAAAACTGCGCGTCGATACTGACTTCGCCAAGTAGAGAGGGAGGCAGTGACACACCGGCAAGTTTGGCCATTGCCACGGGAATATTGCGCGCCGCCAGGGTGCCATTAGCCTGCCGGGCCCTGGGTTCCACCACCCCATTCAGCTCCAGCCACGCATTGCCACGCCGGCGCGCGGCTTCGGCATCTTGCGCTAGGGCATCAGTGCCGACAATACGCGGGGCAGATTGCTGCAGCGGGTAGTCTTCTGCCGGTTCCACCAGTTCGTCCGGCACCAGCGAATGCTCCGGCACGGCCTCGGCAGTATCCGCAGCACCTCCAGTGAAAAGATCCAGCCGCAAGCCGTCAAAGGTCAGCGTTTCCAGATTGCCCGCCGCGCCGCCGCGCAGTCGGTAGCGGTATTCGCGGTAGCGGCCATCGGACGACAGGCGCGCGGACATCTTCGGGTTGTCCCAGGGACCGGTCACCGAAACCACCGCATCCATATCAACCCGGGTACCAGGGTCTAGCGGAATTCCGAACTGTTCTGCCGGCTGTAGACCCCGCGCTGCCAGATCCAGCTGAAATTGCAGCGCCTTGCCCTGAATGTCGATCTCACCGCTACCGCCAACCCTTACCCCCTCGCCTTCCAGCAGCAGATCCCTGATCGCCATCCGTTTCAGGTCTCCAGCAGCACGCCCCTGCAGCCGCGCTTGCTGCTCCTGGTATTGCAGCGCACTTGCCAGCTCCAGTGCCAATTGCGGATTATCCCAGGGGCCAATGGCAGTCACTTTCAGTCGCTCTATCGTGCCGTCCAGCTCCGGCGGGATTACCACATCACGGGTCTGTTCCAGACCGGCGACAAGCCTGCGAATTTCCTTCACGGTCAACTTCTCGATCAGGCCCGAGAGGTCGATAGATTTCTCACCGATATCCACCTTGCCACGCACCCCCAACTGCGCCTTGGCCAGGGTCAGCCGCCCAGTGCGAATACGGATTTCATCGTCTACCGTTTCCACTTCGCCAACGAGATGGAGAGGCTGTTTTTGATAGGTGGATTTCAATTCGATATTGCCATCGGCACTGGGCAGCTTAAGCGGCCCCTTTATGTCCAGATCTGCCGACAACCAGCCCCCTTGCAAGTAATCCTGCCATGGCTGGGAAATCGCCAGCGGCAGCCGATTGAGCTGAACCTGTAACGCCAGTGACTCGCCATCAATGGTGCCGTGCACCTGGTGGCTGGTTTCATCCACCAGCAATTCAAGATCATCTGTCGCTACTGACCAGGGTGACAGTGCAATGTCCCCGCGACCTCGCAAGCCGAAGCGGTGGCGAACCAGCGGCAGGGAAAATCGTTCAATAACAACCTGTATACGATTGTCCCCGGCAATCTTCAGCAATATCTTGCCACCGGCATCAAGCGCTTCGCCGGCAGGCAATTGCAAGGCGCGGGTGAGAAAGCCACCTGGCTGCTCACTCGCCGCCAGAGTCAGTATGTAATTTTCTGCATCCTGCATACTGCCATTGAGCTGGAGGTGCATCTGCTTGCCAGCAATTTCCGCTATATCCAGATGCAATGCGGACTCCTTTCCCGGCCAGTGGTAACTACCGTGGCCGTTGACCGTCAACGCGGGAAAGTCCTGTAACTTGTGATCTATCAGGGTCAGTTTTTCGACCGATAGCTTTTCCAGCCAGATTGCCGGAAGCTTCAGTGCCATCCCCGTGTCTGCGCTCTCCTCTATCTCCTCAGCATTCACATGCGCCTGCAGATACTCCCCGAGCGCCGTATTGTCGAACAACAATGACTGCGCACTAAGCTCCGGCATATGAATCTGGTTGTGCCAGAGTTTTTGCAGATCCAGTTGCAGGGTCAGCTTGCGCGCATCCAACAACGGCTTGTCCTGGTATTGCACCTGCAGCCATTCGAAATACCAGTGCCCCAGCTCGGCACTGCGCAGGCCTTCGGCGTTGATGGAGATGTCCGGTAAAAAATATCGGGCGGCGGCAAGCCCAGCGCGGGTCACCGCTTCGCGCCCGCTATCGGAGCCAATCAGAAAAATCGCCATCAGCAGTGGCATTAACAGGGTGCAAACCAAGACGGTGAAGCGCGGTACTTGCAGCCGGCGACGCCGAAAGGCGTCAGCGCGCCGCGACGGCTCATCATCGGGAGTTGGCGGGTTGGGCGTATCGTGGATGTCGCGCATATCAGAATGCCTGCCCCAGGCTGACATAGATCTGGTAGCTGCTGTCATCCACATCGTCGCGACGATCCAGCGGGAAAGCGATATCGAAACGCAGCGGCGCAAAGGAGGTCATGTAACGCACGCCGAAACCCGCACCCCAGTACAGGTCGTCAAACTGGGGCCGGGGATTCTCGTAGGCGTTGCCGCCATCCACAAACAGAACACCACCCCAGGTCTCGGTAAAGCGAAAACGACCCTCCAGGGAAATTTCACTCAGGCCGCGCCCACCGATGGGATCGGACAAGGTCGGAGGTTCCCCTGCCACGTCAGAGGGGATCAAACGCCGCGGACCCAGGGCCTGATAACTGTAACCGCGCACCGAACCACCACCGCCGGCGTAAAAGCGCTCATCGGCGGGAATATCCAGATTAGCGATACCACTGATCACGCCGGCCTTTATCCGCAGCGCCAGTGTGGGGTCGAATCGGATATCTTCCCCGGTGAGATAACCGGTCATCACCAGGGTATTTTTGACGAAACTGGGGCTATTACCCTTTAGGTCCAGGTACGGTCTGACTTCCAGCGCTACGGTAGCGCCGCGATGGGCGTCCAGCAGATTATCCGTGGTATCGATTTTCATCCCCAGGGGAAAGGACAGCAGATTGTAGTTCTCGCTCTCCTCACCCTCTTCCTGCACCCGGCTGAATTTCAGTTCACTACCCACACTGAAGGTGCGGTGTTTGGTATGACGCCGGGAGATAGTGCCGCCAATCGTCACCGATTCTGCATCGTAGGCATCCCGCTCTTCGTTGGACGATTCAGCCTTCGCCGAGAAGTCCTGATCATCGCGAAAGAAGCGCGGTACGATCAGCTCCCCCTTGATGGACTGCTTGACCTCATTAACCCGGGTTTCCACTTCAATTTTTTCGCCGCGCCCGAGAATATTGCGATGCTCCCATCCCGCGGAAACACCGGCGCCCTCGTCAGACGTATACCCGACCCCCAGGCGCACAGTCTTGTGCTTGCGCTCGATGACATCGAAGGTGATGTCCACGGTACCCTCGTAAGGCTCGGACACGCTGGCGTTGACACCGGCAATCAGGTTTGTCCGCAGTAGGCGCAGTTTTGCCGCATCCACTTTTTTACTGTTGAAACAATCCCCGGATTTGAGCTGCACGCGCTTGCGCAGATATTCCTCGTTGACGGTGGACAGCCCGGCAACATGGACCTGGCCGACATGGACCTGTGGGCTTTCTTTCACCCGGTACCTCAGCCTGGCCGCCTGCTCACTGTGAATGACCGTAGCCTTGTAGCTCACATCCACATTCAGCAGACAAGCGTTAGCGGCGAGGTATTCCTCGATTTTCTTGACCCCCTGGGTGACCTTCTCCGCTTCGAGTGGATCCCCTACCTGCAGGCCCACCCCGGGAAACCCCGGAGCCAACTGCGGTGGCATACGCACTTCCAGGGATTTGATTCGGTACAGTGGACCTGGCACCACGCGATAGAGAATTTCACCATCCGTCACCGTCTGACGCACGCGGCCATCGTAATAGCCGCGGGAACGCAGCAGTTTTTCCAGGGTCCCGCGCTCATAGCGGGCCACATCAAGGGCGTCTTCATAGGATTTGAGTACGCTGCTGGACTTGCGCTGCTCGTTTAGCGCTTCCCGCAACCACTCCTGCAGCTCACTGTCTTCCGCAACACGGACTTTGAATTTGGGCAGGCTATCGAAGAATGGCAGCGCATTCCCCGCCGGCGGCAACAATAGAAAAACGGCCAGCAGCACCAACGCCACGCGAGAAAAAAATGCCGTGCTGGGAGCGAAACAGGAATTGCGCAAGACTAAAAATCCGTTTGCCAATCATTATTCATCACCCGGCGTCCCGACAGATCACATAGCGCCTGTCCGGCAGCCGGGTCAATACTGCGACGCCGGGGATGGGGGAAAGTTGCCCGATACCGGGCGGCTGTGCAGGGTATTTAACCCTTCTTTACACCGCTGGCCAAAAGTGCTCAGCGGGCTGGTAACGAAGGCGTGTCTCTGCGCTCGATCAACGGATTGCAATTCTTGATGATCACCTGACCTTCGAGCAGGTTGCCCTTGGAGTATTCGCTGAAGATGCACTCGTTAGTTTTCGGGTTGTAGTTTTCAACCCACAGGTTGTCATCTTTCCAGGTCGAACCCAGGTGTCGGTGCCCCTCCGGCACGGAGATACGCATCACGCCGCCAAAGCGTTTAACGAAGACCTGTTCAAAATGAAAATAGTAGGCAAGCCAGCCGGCCAGAAAAATGATCGCGCCAAGAATGGCACCTTTGCCCAGACTGCCAAGGCGGCTCCCCGCAAACAGCGACAGCACGACCAGCGCGATGACAGCGGCCCAATAAAGGTAAGTAATCATATTTATCTTCCGTGAATTATTGGTTTACGGACACTGATTGTCAGCTTTCAACAGGGTAGCGCAGATTGCCTGGCGCGGTATAGCGCCTTGTTCAGCCGGGGAATGTGGTTCAGCCAGAGCAAGGCACCGGAAATTCACAAGCGGCCTTGACCTGGATCAAAACCGGCGCGCGGGGAATAAATACACTGGAGGCCGTTAGATAAGATGAGTAACCAGCACTGGAGACTACCATGGACGCCATGATCGACCTTTTCAGCAGTTTTTCCGGCCTGCTGAGCCTGGGCATTATTGCTTTCGTGTGCCTGATGGGCGCCTACTTTACCCGCATGGCTCTGCACAAAATGAATGAGGAACTGGCACAGAAACCCCGATAAAACGGTTTATAAAGTTCCCGCTCGTCGAGACACTATGCGTTACAGCATGCGTTACAGCATGCGTTACAGCATGCGTTACAGCCCGGCAACCTCTGGTTGCCGGGCCTTCATTGACTGTCACTTGCCGTCATTAAGTAGACGCGCCGTTAGTCCCCGGCCAGTTCCGGCAGCCCCTCAAACAATTTCAGCGCTTCCGGGTTGGCAAGAGCCTCCTGGTTTTTCACCGGTTTGCCGTGTACCACATTGCGCACCGCGAGTTCGACAATTTTGCCACTAATGGTACGGGGGATATCTGCCACCTGGATCACTTTGGCCGGCACATGGCGCGGTGTGGTGTTGGCACGAATGGTGGTGCGGATTTTCTGGGTTAAATCGTCGTCCAGGGTCAGTCCTTCGCGCAATACGACAAACAGCACCACCCGTACATCGTCGCGCCACTCCTGACCGATACAGATGCTATCCAGCACCTCCGCCACCTTTTCCACCTGACGATAGATTTCCGCGGTCCCGATACGTACCCCGCCCGGGTTCAGCACCGCATCGGAGCGGCCATAAATGATCACCCCGCCGTGTTCGGTGATTTCTGCATAGTCGCCATGGGCCCAGACTCCAGGCCAGCTGTCGAAATAGGCTCCACGATACTTGCTACCATCGGCGTCGTTCCAGAAGCCGACGGGCATACAGGGAAACGAGCTGGCACATACCAGTTCACCTTTTTCCTCCTGCACCGACTTGCCCTCTTCGCTCCACACCTCTACCGCCATGCCGAGACCGCGGCACTGTAGCTCTCCCGGGTACACCGGCAGCGTGGGGTTCCCCAGCGCAAAGCAGGAAATAATGTCAGTACCACCGGAAATGGAAGACAGGCAGACATCGGATTTGATATCCCGGTAGACGTAGCGGAATCCTTCGTGGGCCAGAGGCGAGCCGGTGGAAAGCACCGCCCGCAACTCCGCCAGTTGGTGGCTTTCCCGGGGCTTGCAGCCGGCCTTTTCCAGTGCCGCGATATATTTGGCACTGGTACCAAACACACTGATGCTTTCTTCGTCGACCATATCCCACAGACTCTGGGCCGCCGGGTAAAACGGCGAGCCATCGTAGAGCACGAGGGTGGCGCCACAGGCGAGGCCACTGATCAGCCAGTTCCACATCATCCAGCCGCACGTGGTGAAATAGAACAGGGTGTCATCTCGGGAAATATCCGTATGCAGCCGGTGCTCCTTGATATGCTGCAGCAGAGTACCGCCGGCACCGTGGACTATGCACTTGGGCACACCGGTGGTGCCAGAGGAATACATGATATAGAGCGGGTGATTGAATTCACTCTGCACAAAGGTCAGCGGCTGCTGTGGTGCTGCGTCAACGAAGGCATTCAGAACACAGGCGCGATCGAGCCCGACGATATCCGCGGCAGTCTGCTCAGCGCTGCGAGCAACTGGCACCACTACCAGCTTCTGGATAGAGTCGATCTGGTCCACGATCTGGCGCAGACGAGGCAGTGAGTCGATGGTCTTGCCGTTGTAGAAATACCCTTCGCAGGCAAACAGCACCTTTGGCTCAACCTGGCCAAAGCGATCGAGCACACCATTGATACCAAAGTCCGGAGAGCACGATGTCCAGATGGCGCCGAGGCTGGTAGCCGCAAGCATAGCCACGGCAGTATCGATGATATTGGGCATAAACCCCGCAATCCGGTCGCCCTTGCCAACCCCCTCTGCCGCCAGCGCCGCGGCGAGGCGCTCTACCTCGATAAACAGTTTCCCATAGGTCAACTGCCGGCGGCTGCCGTTTTCCAGCCGCTCCACCAAGGCCACCTTGTCGTCCCGATAGCGCAGCAGGTTTTCCGCGAAATTCAGCCGCGCTTCCGGGAACCACTCGGCACCAGGCATCTCATCCCGGCCGAGCACCCGCTCGCCACGCTGACTGGCAATCACCTCACCAAAGTCCCACAGCTGGGTCCAGAACGCCTCGCGCTGATCTACCGACCACTGATACAGCGCCTGGTAATCCGACAGTGACAGCTGATGACGCTCATTCACCAGACGTCGAAACTGATTCATTTGCGTGGCGGCAATGACCGCGGCGGTCGGCTGCCAAAGGGGTTGTACGGGATTACTCATCTTGAAAGACTCTCATTTCCTGCCTACTCATCCTGCCTGGCACCGGAGGACCGTATCGGCACCTGCTCTATTTATTCGTTTCAGGGGCTATCTGCCATGTCCTCTGAATGGTTGACCATTATTCGCGGTCTCGCTACGCAAACAATCATGCCTTGGTCTAACTGTTAAAACTAATTTAAACTATTTAATATTTTATAAATTTTACTTAACAATCTTTCTATGCAGGACTGTCGACGTTGAGTGCCACCATCAAACAACTGCGAGCCTTTGCGGCCGTGGCCCGGACTCGCAGTCTGGCGGAGGCCAGCGCACAGCTGCACGTTTCGCAGCCGGCCATTTCCATCGCCATCCGCAGCCTGGAGGAATCCCTCGGGGGAGACCTGTTCAGCCGCGACGGCCGCCAGCTCGTGCTGACACCGGAGGGCGAACAGTTTGTAGCGCGCGCGCAGCAGTTGCTGCACAACTGGGACAACACCTTGAACGCTGCCCGGCAGCGCTTTCAGCTGCAGCACGGGCAGCTGTCCCTGGCTGCGGTGCCAGCGTTCACCCTCAACCAGCTACCGGACCTGTTGAAACGGTTCCACCAAAAGCACCCCGGCATCAA
This is a stretch of genomic DNA from Microbulbifer bruguierae. It encodes these proteins:
- a CDS encoding translocation/assembly module TamB domain-containing protein is translated as MRDIHDTPNPPTPDDEPSRRADAFRRRRLQVPRFTVLVCTLLMPLLMAIFLIGSDSGREAVTRAGLAAARYFLPDISINAEGLRSAELGHWYFEWLQVQYQDKPLLDARKLTLQLDLQKLWHNQIHMPELSAQSLLFDNTALGEYLQAHVNAEEIEESADTGMALKLPAIWLEKLSVEKLTLIDHKLQDFPALTVNGHGSYHWPGKESALHLDIAEIAGKQMHLQLNGSMQDAENYILTLAASEQPGGFLTRALQLPAGEALDAGGKILLKIAGDNRIQVVIERFSLPLVRHRFGLRGRGDIALSPWSVATDDLELLVDETSHQVHGTIDGESLALQVQLNRLPLAISQPWQDYLQGGWLSADLDIKGPLKLPSADGNIELKSTYQKQPLHLVGEVETVDDEIRIRTGRLTLAKAQLGVRGKVDIGEKSIDLSGLIEKLTVKEIRRLVAGLEQTRDVVIPPELDGTIERLKVTAIGPWDNPQLALELASALQYQEQQARLQGRAAGDLKRMAIRDLLLEGEGVRVGGSGEIDIQGKALQFQLDLAARGLQPAEQFGIPLDPGTRVDMDAVVSVTGPWDNPKMSARLSSDGRYREYRYRLRGGAAGNLETLTFDGLRLDLFTGGAADTAEAVPEHSLVPDELVEPAEDYPLQQSAPRIVGTDALAQDAEAARRRGNAWLELNGVVEPRARQANGTLAARNIPVAMAKLAGVSLPPSLLGEVSIDAQFSGPFQAPQASANVLGLGEYLGEPWQVQGDVSYRKAQIELSGVRLLWAARNQLIADGSLSEQALDLELRASAVLADFEEWLSADISDSGELSLWATARGAPREPELAGELKVSGRAPTLRDDALVQSPLTLLLEWQTRAGDLLMSLDASHGSRKAADAEARLAIAPILEQLFREKPEGESPPLPVDLQATGKADLAALSAFFDPEIHTMRGELDFNLVAKGTSAAPNARGKVNLRDGYYEHRPSNTRLRNVVFVADLTPDIWRIEEASARDSERGRVDLTGAVTFNPSQPSQPPALDFTLSARKAHLLNMPGAKGAFSGDLHLTGNTEDALFAGTLNLRPLAVQVEHFIGSSVPEIDVIEVEVDGGEQARGPSILENVRLNLQVVLDQQSYVRGLGLDSELKGEIGISGTAANPSASGTVTIVRGKFDLLGKKFELQEGQVQFQNNVAAIYIKGVHTYTEGEITAEISGTTDNPKIEFSSSPAAAQDEIFAQLLFGKSLTDISPLQAVRLVSVVRTLQTGSTGFDPLASTRDLVGLDTLDFESEATDDGDQYSLSLGKYITSRIYLELQRSTDPLNPWQAEMQIELRKNLRLDIKSSDSNESSAGSVELQWKKDY
- a CDS encoding autotransporter assembly complex protein TamA, which produces MRNSCFAPSTAFFSRVALVLLAVFLLLPPAGNALPFFDSLPKFKVRVAEDSELQEWLREALNEQRKSSSVLKSYEDALDVARYERGTLEKLLRSRGYYDGRVRQTVTDGEILYRVVPGPLYRIKSLEVRMPPQLAPGFPGVGLQVGDPLEAEKVTQGVKKIEEYLAANACLLNVDVSYKATVIHSEQAARLRYRVKESPQVHVGQVHVAGLSTVNEEYLRKRVQLKSGDCFNSKKVDAAKLRLLRTNLIAGVNASVSEPYEGTVDITFDVIERKHKTVRLGVGYTSDEGAGVSAGWEHRNILGRGEKIEVETRVNEVKQSIKGELIVPRFFRDDQDFSAKAESSNEERDAYDAESVTIGGTISRRHTKHRTFSVGSELKFSRVQEEGEESENYNLLSFPLGMKIDTTDNLLDAHRGATVALEVRPYLDLKGNSPSFVKNTLVMTGYLTGEDIRFDPTLALRIKAGVISGIANLDIPADERFYAGGGGSVRGYSYQALGPRRLIPSDVAGEPPTLSDPIGGRGLSEISLEGRFRFTETWGGVLFVDGGNAYENPRPQFDDLYWGAGFGVRYMTSFAPLRFDIAFPLDRRDDVDDSSYQIYVSLGQAF
- a CDS encoding DUF3149 domain-containing protein; the protein is MDAMIDLFSSFSGLLSLGIIAFVCLMGAYFTRMALHKMNEELAQKPR
- a CDS encoding acetoacetate--CoA ligase — protein: MSNPVQPLWQPTAAVIAATQMNQFRRLVNERHQLSLSDYQALYQWSVDQREAFWTQLWDFGEVIASQRGERVLGRDEMPGAEWFPEARLNFAENLLRYRDDKVALVERLENGSRRQLTYGKLFIEVERLAAALAAEGVGKGDRIAGFMPNIIDTAVAMLAATSLGAIWTSCSPDFGINGVLDRFGQVEPKVLFACEGYFYNGKTIDSLPRLRQIVDQIDSIQKLVVVPVARSAEQTAADIVGLDRACVLNAFVDAAPQQPLTFVQSEFNHPLYIMYSSGTTGVPKCIVHGAGGTLLQHIKEHRLHTDISRDDTLFYFTTCGWMMWNWLISGLACGATLVLYDGSPFYPAAQSLWDMVDEESISVFGTSAKYIAALEKAGCKPRESHQLAELRAVLSTGSPLAHEGFRYVYRDIKSDVCLSSISGGTDIISCFALGNPTLPVYPGELQCRGLGMAVEVWSEEGKSVQEEKGELVCASSFPCMPVGFWNDADGSKYRGAYFDSWPGVWAHGDYAEITEHGGVIIYGRSDAVLNPGGVRIGTAEIYRQVEKVAEVLDSICIGQEWRDDVRVVLFVVLREGLTLDDDLTQKIRTTIRANTTPRHVPAKVIQVADIPRTISGKIVELAVRNVVHGKPVKNQEALANPEALKLFEGLPELAGD